TGAAATAGCTCAGGCCCTGCTTTGCAGTGCCACCGAGGAAAAACTACAGGATGTGGTTGATGAATATTTATTTAACCATGAAGATCCAAAACTTCCAGAGCTGGTTATGTTTTTAAAAAATAAGGGCCATTATGCCACATTTTTAGATAGGGAAGTTTTCGTTCCTTAATCTTTTTTAATATATTATGAGGTTGTCTCATAAATTTGTTATTAAAATCCAATTTAAACTATTTTTTTTAGCTCTTAATTTTTTCCCCGGCTGATGAAAGGTGAGAATAACTTTTTGAAAAAAGGGAAATCATAATCACTGATATCACCTTCAAAAAAGAAAATATGATTGTTAAAATAAATTATAATGGTATTTTTGCAGTTAATGTCCCGGATGGGCCCAAATAAGAGGATAAAGTAGAATAAACAGCAAATCGGTTTTTCAGTTAAAAGAGTAGATAAGTTCTATTAAGGATATAAATTGATTCCTTCTTTGCAGGTAATAAATATTAAAGTCTAAAATCAGTTAGGAGGAAATATTATATATTTCTAATTAAATAAAAAAAAATAGTTAAAATTTTTAAGGGGTTGGAAAAAAGTGGAATTAGAAGGTGAAATGAAATTAAAACAGAAAAGCATTAAAAAAGGATGGATGAACTATCTTTTAACTGGAGGAGGGAAAATTAACGAAGATAAACTATCAAGTCCAGCCACTGATCCAAAAAAGACAGTAATCACATTTATAGTGCTGACCTTTGCTTTATCCTCCATTTTCTGGTACCTTATATCTAAGACGCCTTTAGTTGCGGATAATGCCACTATTATACTTCTCTATACTGTTGGTTCTATGTGGTGTCCTGCCCTTGCTGCGGTTATTACACGTTTATACTACCAGCGGAATTTGAAGGGGTTTGGAGTTGGTATGGGAAAACCGATCTGGCTGCTTGTTGGTATCCTGCTCCCGATTGCTGCCGGGCTCCTCATGTTTGGTGTAGCATGGATCTCCGGCGTAGCGCCTTTTAACCCCGCTGGGGCTGCAAATATCCTTACAATTAGTTTCATACCTTCTTTATTGCTGGCAATTCTTTATAACTGTTTTTTTGCTGCTGGTGAAGAGTTTGGTTGGCGTGGATTTTTGGTACCAGAACTGGCCCGATTCCAGACATTCACTTCAGTTGCCCTTTTATCCGCTGCCATATGGACTATCTGGCATTTCCCCCTAATCCTCTTTGGTTCTTATCATGGGACCGGATCACTCATATTCTCCCTGGCCGTTTTTATTCCCTCGGTGATGGGTGCTGGTTTAATCCTAGCCTGGCTTCGTATCAAATCTGGAAGTGTCTGGGTGGCAGTGCTTTTCCATGGATTCTGGAATTACTTCATCCAGCAGTTCTATCCGGTACTCACCAAGACCACCGCTGCTGGAGAGATGATGCTGGGTGAGTTTGGATGGTTTGTGGCACTCATGTATGTGATTCTTGCTCTCATATTTTGGCATTATAGAAATAAACTGCCCCAGCTACCGGCAGAAGGAGTATAAAGAAAAAAAATTTAAAACCCCCTCCCAAGGGGAACTATCTCTTTTTTAAGTTTTTACTTTTTTTAGATGGCTAATAAAACAAGAGCATCTCTAAAATAAAGTCACAAAAACAGTCTTCAAAATATCTTCAAAATCTAAATTAAAAAAAGAAATATAGAATATTTAAATGATTAAAAGAAGTAAGTTATTGATTTTACTGCCTATTTTCTTTCTTAATGAAGTAATTCAATTGATCATTAATAACATCACTAAGACTGTACTCTATTTTACAACCTAATTTTTCTATTTTACTGGTATCGGCCAGGAGAATAGGTACTTCAGCTGGTCTAAATCGTTCTGAGTCAAACTGAATCTTAATATCTTCTTTATCAGTTTCTACAATTATTCCTTTATCACTTAGACTGTATTCTAATTGATCTTCTAACATCAATTGATCGACCTTGGTTTTATCAAAATTAATGCCGAATATTTCCGAGTTATTGATTTCGGTGGGGTTTTCAATGATCTTCTCATTATTCATGGTTTTTATTCTCTTAACTTCCCATCCGGCCTGTTCCAGGCCTAATAAAATGTAACTCAAAACAGAATTGGTTCGCATGGATCCTTGATTATATACTTCACCAGAGACTCCTTTCTCAGCCAGTAACAGGTAACCCTTTACTATATCCTTTACATGGGACCAGTCACGGAAAGCATTAATATTTCCAATACTGATGTGATCTATTTCATTGAACTTTAATTTCATAATCTGGTTAGTGATAACCGAGGTAACAAACATTAATCCTCGGCCTGCACCTTCGTGATTGAAAGCTCTCGATACTACAGTATTTAATCCATAGGAGTGATAATAGTTTCTCATTAAGAAGTCACCATATACTTTGGATACGGCATAGGGAGACATGGGCCTTAGAGGGTTGGTTTCTTTAATGGGAACTTCAGGTACGTTTTCTACATCCGGGAATATGGTACCGTACTCTTTCTGGGCCTCTTCATAATGTTTTTGAGAAGATATTACCAGTCCGTACTCTTCGCTGGATCCGGCAAATATTATTTTAGCATGATTATTTTTTATTCGCACCGCTTCTAAGAGGTTAGAAGTACCCATACAATTTATTTGCTGAGTTTCCATTGAATTTTCAAATGATCTCGCCACAAATGATTGGGCCGCTAAGTGGAATATGTAATCTGGATTAGATTGATCAATGGCCTGAGCAATAGATGATATATCGGTTAAATCTCCCTCAATTAAGGTCAGAGATTCGTCTATGCAATGGTCACAGAGGTTTTTTGATTTCGTACCATCCGCCCTTCTGCGTATAAGGCCGTAAACATTTGCTTTCTGGTCTATAAGTTCTCTGGCCAAGTAGGAACCTACAAATCCTGTGGCCCCGGTGATGAGTATATTTTTATTGGTGAAGTTCATGAAATCACTTGATAATGGTTAAAAAGTATAATTATATTATTCTACTTTTGTTATATTATTTAAATATTATTTGTTGATATTTAGTTTCTTTTTAGTAAATTTTATTTTTTTATATGGATAGAAATTATGGTACTATAATTAGAACAAATTATTTATATTATAATTTCTATAATTAGAATCTATGGTACTAAATTTAGAACAATTTAATCTGGAGGATTTATCTGCCAGGAATACTACTAAAATTCTTCGCTATATGATACTACACCCTTATCTGACCTGGGGATTAAGTGAACTATCCTCTGAAATCAAGGTATCTAAATCAAATGTTTTCAGGATATTAAAGGTTTTATTAGAAAATAACTTGATTATAGAATATAAATCTGGGAGAAAAAAACTTTTCAGAATAAATAGTGAACTTGATCTGGTCCAAGAGCTGTGGAAACTGTACATGATTGAGAAAAAATACAATCTACCTCTCCAGTTTAAGAATGCCATTGATTTATTTTATAATCAATTCAAAGACGAAATAGATGTCTTCATACTTTCTGGGAGTCTTTCTAATGAAAAAAGTGATATAGATATATGCATAGTATCCTCAGAGGATTTGCATATTAATAGATTCGATTTTTTACCATATCGTGTGGAGATTCATCAGTATACCTGGAGTGACTTAGAAAATTTCACAGATTTTGTAGTACTAGATGCTATGATGAATGGTATAGTCTATAAAGGTGATATCTTTAATTTAATTTCGAATATGAGATCATTTTCTAAGGATTACTTAGTATATCGACTTGAAAAGGCCAAAGAATTTAATTTAAAATCCAAATCTTATAATTCTGAGGCCCAGGAGCAATTTAAACAATTAGCTGAAATCACCATTGGTGAGCTTAAATCCATAATTGGCAAAGGCACCACCACTCCTAAGAAACTGATTGAAATGGAGGACATTGATTTGGAAATTGAAAATCTAGAGAATAAACTTTCCACAGAAGGTGAGAAAATATGGCTGATTTAGACGCAGTAAACAATACGTTTTCGGAAGTTATGGTATCTGAAGGTCATTCCCGTAACTTAAGTTCATTACTTTTTATATAAACGAACAATGCTATGGGCCAGGTTGAAGACGGTTGGTAATTTTTAATTAAAATAGTAGTTGATATTTATGAGTGTTAAAAATGCAATAAAATTATTTGAAAGTAGAGAAATTCGTACACTTTGGAATGATGAGGAAGAAGAATGGTACTTTTCAGTTATAGATGTTATTGGTGTACTATCTGATAGTAAAAATCCTCCAGCTTATTGGAGGAAATTAAAACAACGTTTAACAGAAGAAGGTAATGAAACCGTGACAAATTGTCACAGGTTGAAGATGCTGGCTGCTGATGGTAAAATGCGTTTAACTGATGTAGCAAGTACTAAACAATTATTAAGATTAATTCAATCTATCCCGTCCCCTAATGCCGAACCTTTTAAAATGTGGCTTGCTGAAGTTGGTAAAGAAAGACTTGATGAAATAGCAGATCCTGAATTAGCCATTGATAGAGCGGTAAACACATATAAATCTAAAGGTTATTCTGATGCATGGATTACTCAAAGGTTAAAATCTATTGAGATGCGTAAAGAATTAACTAATGAGTGGAAACGAACCGGGATTGAAGGAGTAGAATATGCTATTTTGACTGATGAAATAACCAAGGCCTGGGCAGAAATGGATACTAAAGAATATAAAAAACTGAAAGGTTTGAAAAAAGAAAGCCTCAGAGATAATATGAGTAATCTTGAACTTGTTTTGAATATGTTAGCAGAAGCATCAACCACTGAAATATCTAAAAATATTAATCCAGAAGGTTTTGAAGAGAGTAAGGATGTTGCTCAAAGAGGTGGGAAAATTGCTGGTGATGCTCGCAAAGATATAGAAAAACAATCCGGTAAATCAGTTATAACCTCTCGTAATGCTAAATCTCCTGAACTTTTAGATGATAAATAAAATATCTTTTTTTAGTAAGGTAATTGGTATTCAACTTTTATTTTTGAATAACAATAGAACTTATGGTACCGTTACAAATTGTAACAGGTTGAACGCTTGATTATAATGGATAATATTTAAATATAAAAATAATCATAATTATTTATATGAATTTAATACAAATTGAAGCTCATATAAATCAAGGCCAGAACCTGTTATTCTATAAAAATGATGTTCATGATATTTATAAACAAATAAATTCAAATTTTCTGTGTGTATTCTTTAATGAGCCTACTCCTATTAAACATAGGTTGATTGAATGTATTGAAACTGTGGTTAATCAAACAGAGCCTTCATTAAGTCGTTTAACTTTACCAGAGTTGATTAAAATTCTTATGGTGAAGTTGAATTCCAAGAAATTAATAATACTTTTTAATAATTTTCATATATTAACTCGTAGATTGGTGGCCACCCTACAGGAGTTGAATAGGTATAAAAATATTATTTTTATATGTAGCTTTGATAAGGACTTTAAGAGTGAGGTCTATGGTTTTTTCACCACATTTCATATTATGAACGTGGATCAGTATAAACTAGAAACCGGAAAAGATGAAATTAATATATCTTATGCCGTGTACTTCTGCCTGGGCCTTATTTGTTTTTTCATTTATCTTAAAACTGCATCCTCTGCATATATAGGTGCCATGTTAATTGGTGGTGCCTGGTTTGGCCTGGTCATATTTAGAACATTCGTCTACACCGGAGGTAGGGTATGAGAAATTATACTCATATAATAGGCGCTGTATTCTTTTTCCTTATACTGGCCTATCTACTGAATATTACTAATCCCTTTTTAGGATTGTTCTGTGCGGGGTGGATATCGGTATTTCCGAATATTATGGATAAACTAACTGGTAAGCATCGGGGATGGGGTCACTCATTCTTATGGTTGATTCCTATGGCCCTGGTGGTACTTTACAGTCCAATAATTGCATTGGCCTTAATGGTGGGTTTTTTATCCCATCTATTACTGGATAGTTTCACGGTTTATGGTGCTCCGGTTTTATATCCCTTTAAAAAATCGGGTTTTGTTTGTTTAAATAAAAAAAGAAGATTTAAAACTGGTTCTAATTCTGATAAAGCTGTGTTTATTTTTCTTTTATTTTTAGTGGTTCCCATTATATTGTTCACCACCGGCTTAGGGAATGTGTTACTGGTGGATGTGGCCTTTGCCGTCGGTAATCAAACCAGTAACAATACCAGTACTCCACAGAACAGTAATATTTATTTGAGCTTTAAACTGGATGAGGCCTGTAATAAGAACATTACCTTGGAGAAGATCAATGAGAATAAGACTAGTATTGTGGTTCAGGATATTAATAATACTTCATGAAAATAAAAAAATATTTATTTTTCATATGAATCTTTTTTGTAGTTCATGGGAGGCTAGTTCGTTTATATTCACTCCTTTTTGAATAGCGGTGTGGTAATCTATGGATAGTTTTTGATTGTCTTTGCTTATTTGCATGGCATTGGGTCTGATGAATATCCATGATGTTTGGTTTATGAATTTTATGGCCACCCAGGGTTCTGCTTTGAATTTCCAGGCAAACCTTATGAGATTTTTTATTTGGGCGGTTCTGATTATTATTCTATTGTTGGTGGTTATTTTTACTTCTATGACAAATACTGACTCTCCATCTCCAGCCAGTAGGTCTGGATTTCTTACGGAAGATCCGGGTAATCTGCAGGCTTCATAATCTGCTTTTTTTAGTTCTCCTACCAGTTCATATTCGTGTTTTATTCCAAAGTCTTTGATTCTCATTTTCATCTTTTTCCTGAATTTTATTACTAATAGTAGTGTGTAGTAACACTTATATATGTATTACCATTATAGTAAATAGTATAACTTATGGGAGGTGGAAAATCTTAGTGCTATAACAGCTAAAAATGGTTCTTACACTTATGTGTAAAAAATGCGACAAAAACAAGACGTTATATTGCAGGTTTAATTGATACTTCCCCTTATCAATTAAACTTTTTTTTAAACTATTAAATTGCTAGGTGAGAAAAAATTAAAGTATGCTTGAAATATGATGCTAAAACTTATAATAATCTCCTTTTAGCTAGTAGAAATATAGACCGGTTTAATATAAAAAATAAGGAAGGAAAGTTCCCCAAACAACAAATTCCAAATTCCTCAAATCACTTAGGGGTTATATATATCTGCATTATTATGGCCTGAGAGTTCCCACTAGGATGTGTACAAATGGGCCCCTATACATTCTGAGGAATTTGGAATTTACATAATAAAAGAAAATAAACAATTCAAAATCATAAATAACCATAGGGAAAATCAACTAGAAAAAAAGAGATTTTCAAATAGCTCTAAAACCATGGCAAAGTAAGGAAATTCAATATAGAAGTCTAAGTCAAAATATCGATCCTGGCTGAGCTGGTGAAAAAACATACTATGAAATTAATTAAAGATCTAAAAGTCAGTGAAATGGATCTATTTCAATCCTTAAAAAAAGAGTATATAATGATTTTTAATAATTATTATATAATTCCACGTGAGTATCTTGAAAAGGAGGATTATATAGTATATACCTATATAGTATATAATAATGATTTTGTAATACTTTTTTTACAGTATATAAAAAATCTTTAAATAACCTATATATAATAATATATAATAATAAAATAATAAAAATATATTATTAATTTTACTATATAATAAAAAACAAAAAATCCTATATAAAACCTGAAAAAGAAACTGATCAGTTTATATGGTGTTTAGCATGGTTTTTCATCTCTGTTGATTTTTCAAAACATCGGTATGAACTTCTCTGGCCATGGGTTTGTAAATGATTTTTTTTAACATTCCTTTATATTATTTGAAGCTTGAATCTCCTTGAATTGTTTTCAAAATGAATTATTAATTTTTTAATGGCCATATTTGAATTTTGTATTTTATGTTATATTGCCTTAAATTCGGAATTTAGATGATTGGAATAATATAAAAATCTGCTTTTACTCATCGCAATTACGGTGATGGTTTTTAATGCTTAAAATGATTCAGAGTTCTTCTGGAAACAAATTCTAAATTCCTCAGAATACATAGGGGATATGTAATGCAACCTTAACTTTTTTAAATTCATAAGTAATATGTTTTAATTAAATTATATGAATCACTGATGACCATGTTTATTTATCTTTCAAAAAAGGAATAAATTACTGGAGATAAAAAAAATGTTTGATTATATAATTGTTGGAGCGGGACTTGCGGGATCAGTGATAGCAGAGAGAATATCTAATGAGTTAGATAAGAAAGTTTTATTAATTGAAAAAAGGAACCATATTGGGGGTAATTGTTACGATTATACGGATTCAAATGGTATTCAGGTACATAAGTATGGCCCCCATGTTTTCAGGACTGATTTAGAACAGGTATATGAATACTTATCTCAATTCACTGATTGGAATATATATCAGTACGAGGTTTTAGGGTCAATTGATGGTAATAAAGTGCCTATTCCTTTTAATTTAAATACATTGTATGAATTATTACCTGAAAATCTTGCTGAAAAATTAGAAAAAAAATTAATTACACATTTTGGTTATGATGTAAAAGTTCCTATTTTAGAACTTAGAAAAAAAGAGGATAAGGATCTTAAATTTTTAGCTGATTTTATTTATGAAAAGGTATTTTTAAATTATACCATAAAACAATGGGGATTTAAGCCAGAGGATCTAGATCCATCTGTAACTGGAAGAGTACCAGTATTTATATCCCGAGATAATAGATATTTCCAAGAAAAGTACCAAGGAATACCTAAAAATGGTTATACCAAACTTTTTGAAAGAATGTTGTATAATCCAAATATCAAATTAATGTTAAATACGGATTATAATGAAATTATTGACATTAATCAAGATGGGATTTATGCTTTTGATAATAAATATGATGGGAAAATTATTTTTACTGGTGAAATAGATGAATTTTTCAAGTATAGTCATGGAAAATTACCTTACAGAACTCTTAATTTTAAGTTTGAAACCATGGAACAAGAATATTTCCAGGAAGTGGCCACGGTAAATTATCCTAATAATCATAATTTCACAAGAATCACTGAATTTAAACATTTTAATCCTATAAAAAGTAGTAAAACGACTATTGCTAAGGAATATTCTTACTTATGTAATAAGAAAATTAAAGGAAAAGATACACCTTATTACCCTATTCCTCGTGACGAAAATCAGGAACTTTATGAAAAATATAAAAATGAAGCTAAATTACTGGATAATGTTATATTCGTGGGAAGACTTGCAGAATATAAATATTATAATATGGATAATGTGATAGAAAGTGCTTTAAATGTATTTAAGGAGAAAATTATTAAGGAATAAATAATATTCTCTTTTTAAATGGATTATAGATGTTAATAGTACTTCAGGAGAATAAGACTAGTATTGTGGTAATGGATGTTAATAGTACTTCCTGAAAAAAAATATTAATTTTTCATATGAATCTTTTTTGTAGTTGGTTGGAGACTAGTTCGTTTATATTCACTCCTTTTTGAATAGCGGTGTTATAATCTATGGATAGCTTTTGATTGTCTTTACTTATTTGCATGGCATTGGGCCTGATAAATATCCATGATGTTTGGTTTATGAATTTTAGGGCCACCCATGGTTCTGCTTTGAATTTCCAGGCAAACCTTATGAGATTTTTTATTTGGGCGGTTCTGATTATTATTCTATTATTAGTGGTTATTTTTACTTCTATGACAAATACTGACTCTCCATCTCCAGCCAGTAGGTCTGGATTTCTTACTGAAGATCCAGGTAATCTACAGGCTTCATAATCTGCTTTTTTTAGTTCTCCTACCAGTTCATATTCGTGTTTTATTCCAAAATCTTTGATTCTCATTTTCTTTCAGATTCTCCTAAGTTTATTACTTACTACTGTATTAGTAGTAACACTTATATATGTATTACTATTATAATAAATAGTATCACTCAGGGAGGTGAAAAATCTGAACAAGACAAAAGTATTAGGACTGTTTATCATCATTTTATGTCTAATATGCGTTACGGCTCAGCCAATAAGCGCTGCCAAGACATACAATGATTATTACTGGAAAGGCAGTTACTTAAGTGCTGATGATAATGGTATTTCTTATCATTACCTCAAAAATGGTGCAGCAGTCACCAGATGGACCAGAGACATACCAGCCACAACCGTATCCATTGACCACAAATTAATTTATGTCCTGGATAACCATAACGTACTGATAGCACTTAATAAAACCAATGGAAAAGATATTTGGACTTTAGATCTCTTTGAATCGTATAGTAAGTCCCAATTTGCTACCAAGAACTATTTGCTTCTCTCCAGTCCTGAAAATGCGGCCATGATTAAATTAACTCCTACCCACTTAGTCTGGACCAAGAGTTACAATATGGCTAATCTAGTGTTTTATGGTGCCATAAAAGCAAAAAATGGTTCTTACTACTTGATGTTAAAGAGTGCAAGTAAAACGAGATTCTATAAATTGCAAGTTTAATTGATACCACCCCTTATCAATTAAACTTATTTTTTTAACAAATGGGGTTTCATGAGTTGTGGGGGTATTCCGGGGTTTATTTTAGTTAGGGAATAAATAAATTTATCTTGATTTTAATAGGGAGGTTATTATTCATGCGGAAACCTAAAAAGGAGCTTATTTCAGCAGTTTGTCATCCAAGGTCTAAGCGTATTATTCGAAAAAGTAAATATACTTATGGTGATGCTTTGGATTTTTTTGCCAGAGTCTTAACCAATAGATCTACGGGTTTGAAATCAATTATTGATGTGACTGAGGTTGAAATTCGTGAGTTGAAGTTACACATTGAAAAACTTCAAGCAGATTTATATCATAAAGAAAGTTATCGTGAGAAATTGTTAGAAGAAATTAAATCTAATAATAATTATCCAGATCTGGATATTGAAAAAGCTATTGATGATTCGGTTAATTCCATAATTAAAATTGCAAATAGATTTGATTGTAATCCATTAGATGTAAACGATTTCACAGGTTCAGATACTATAAATTTCCATGCAAAAAAGTGTAATATTCCAGTCATTGAATTAGAACAACGACTAGAACAAGAAAATTCAAAAGAGGGTATATAATGATTTCCAATAATTATTATATACTCCCCCGAAAGTATCCTGGAAAACAAAGTTATATAGTATATACCTATATAATATATAAAGATTTTTTAGTAATACTTATTTTACAGTATATAAAAAATCTTAAAATAACCTATATTTAATAATAAAATAATAAATATATATTATTAATTTACTATATAATAAAATAGAAAAAATCATATATAAAACATGAAAAAAGATACGGATCAGTTTATATGGTGTTTATCATTGTTTTTCATCTCTGTTGATTTTTCAGACATCGGTATGAACTTCTCTGGCCATGGTTTTGTAAATGATTTTTTTAACATTCCTTTTTTTTATTTCTATAATTTGAAGTAGAAAGTATTAGAATTATTTTATCCATAAATATTATTTTATTATATAATTAAATTACTTTAATCAATCTGGCCACAAATTTTGTCCTAAGTTAATATGTAATTTGGATTGATCAATAGTATGAGCAATAGATGAAATGTCGCTAAATCTCCTTATCAATGTCATAGTTTCATCTATGCAGGTCAAAGAAGTTTGATGTAGTTCAGTTAGCACTTCATATTATAAAATTAAACATTTGCTTTTGGCATAATAGTTCTTTATCGTATAATTATATTATTGAACTTTTATTGTGAATATTTTAATTTCATTTAATTATCCTATTTTTCTAAATACATCAACTATAATTTTTTTTTATTTATTTTAATTATCATTAAATTACTATTGTGTCTGTTTTTCTATTATGATATTTTGAAATAGACGGGGGTTATATTATATATGTTAGTATCTTGAATATTTAAAAATAAATATAATTGGTATTTATTGGCTTATACATACTGAAGATGATGATTATGAATGAAAATAA
Above is a window of Methanobacteriales archaeon HGW-Methanobacteriales-1 DNA encoding:
- the glf gene encoding UDP-galactopyranose mutase; the protein is MFDYIIVGAGLAGSVIAERISNELDKKVLLIEKRNHIGGNCYDYTDSNGIQVHKYGPHVFRTDLEQVYEYLSQFTDWNIYQYEVLGSIDGNKVPIPFNLNTLYELLPENLAEKLEKKLITHFGYDVKVPILELRKKEDKDLKFLADFIYEKVFLNYTIKQWGFKPEDLDPSVTGRVPVFISRDNRYFQEKYQGIPKNGYTKLFERMLYNPNIKLMLNTDYNEIIDINQDGIYAFDNKYDGKIIFTGEIDEFFKYSHGKLPYRTLNFKFETMEQEYFQEVATVNYPNNHNFTRITEFKHFNPIKSSKTTIAKEYSYLCNKKIKGKDTPYYPIPRDENQELYEKYKNEAKLLDNVIFVGRLAEYKYYNMDNVIESALNVFKEKIIKE
- a CDS encoding GDP-mannose 4,6-dehydratase gives rise to the protein MNFTNKNILITGATGFVGSYLARELIDQKANVYGLIRRRADGTKSKNLCDHCIDESLTLIEGDLTDISSIAQAIDQSNPDYIFHLAAQSFVARSFENSMETQQINCMGTSNLLEAVRIKNNHAKIIFAGSSEEYGLVISSQKHYEEAQKEYGTIFPDVENVPEVPIKETNPLRPMSPYAVSKVYGDFLMRNYYHSYGLNTVVSRAFNHEGAGRGLMFVTSVITNQIMKLKFNEIDHISIGNINAFRDWSHVKDIVKGYLLLAEKGVSGEVYNQGSMRTNSVLSYILLGLEQAGWEVKRIKTMNNEKIIENPTEINNSEIFGINFDKTKVDQLMLEDQLEYSLSDKGIIVETDKEDIKIQFDSERFRPAEVPILLADTSKIEKLGCKIEYSLSDVINDQLNYFIKKENRQ
- a CDS encoding CPBP family intramembrane metalloprotease yields the protein MNYLLTGGGKINEDKLSSPATDPKKTVITFIVLTFALSSIFWYLISKTPLVADNATIILLYTVGSMWCPALAAVITRLYYQRNLKGFGVGMGKPIWLLVGILLPIAAGLLMFGVAWISGVAPFNPAGAANILTISFIPSLLLAILYNCFFAAGEEFGWRGFLVPELARFQTFTSVALLSAAIWTIWHFPLILFGSYHGTGSLIFSLAVFIPSVMGAGLILAWLRIKSGSVWVAVLFHGFWNYFIQQFYPVLTKTTAAGEMMLGEFGWFVALMYVILALIFWHYRNKLPQLPAEGV